A single Desulfocurvus vexinensis DSM 17965 DNA region contains:
- a CDS encoding L-lactate permease: protein MSIGVLALVAALPIAVALVLMVGLRWPATKAMPLAWLVCVLGGLTAWNLPVSYLAALSLQGVVTAVGILIIVFGAIIILYTLKYSGGMETIQYGMQNVSADRRVQAIIIGYMFAAFIEGAAGFGTPAALAAPLLLSLGFPPLAAAVICLVFNSFPVSFGAVGTPIILGLKFLNPLVTEAVNTVPGVNFATMGEFNAVIGHWVTLLHLPMIFILPVFMLGFITRFFGPKRSWADGFKAWKFCIFAAVAFAVPYLGFAWLVGPEFPSLIGGLVGLGIIVAGAKKGFCVPKETWDFGPMEKWDADWTGEIKGSTSCEFKCHMSQFKAWLPYMLIGLILVLTRIPELGLKGWLASQKILFADIMGFTGVSASIDYLYLPGTIPFMLVALLTILIHGMPGEAAKKAWVESFAKMKNPTIALFFAVALVSIFRGSGVADAALNPGGYPSMPLAMAQAVAGFAGNAWPMFASYVGGLGAFITGSNTVSDLLFAEFQWGVAAQLDLPRQIIVAAQVAGGAMGNMICIHNIVAVCAVVGLSGMEGPILRRTVWPFLLYGIVVGIVASLMSFVFLPHLY, encoded by the coding sequence ATGTCAATTGGTGTTCTGGCCCTGGTCGCGGCCCTGCCCATTGCGGTGGCCCTGGTCCTGATGGTGGGCCTGCGCTGGCCCGCAACCAAAGCCATGCCCCTGGCCTGGCTTGTGTGCGTGCTGGGCGGTCTGACCGCCTGGAACCTGCCCGTGAGCTACCTGGCGGCCCTGTCCCTGCAGGGTGTGGTCACTGCCGTGGGCATCCTGATCATCGTCTTTGGCGCCATCATCATCCTGTACACCCTCAAATACTCCGGCGGCATGGAGACCATCCAGTACGGGATGCAGAACGTCTCTGCCGACCGGCGCGTGCAGGCCATCATCATCGGCTACATGTTCGCGGCCTTCATCGAAGGCGCGGCGGGCTTCGGCACCCCGGCGGCCCTGGCGGCCCCGCTGCTGCTCAGCCTGGGCTTCCCGCCCCTGGCCGCCGCGGTCATCTGCCTGGTGTTCAACTCCTTCCCGGTGAGCTTCGGCGCGGTGGGCACGCCCATCATCCTCGGCCTGAAGTTCCTCAACCCGCTGGTCACCGAAGCCGTGAACACCGTGCCCGGCGTGAACTTCGCCACCATGGGCGAGTTCAACGCCGTCATCGGCCACTGGGTCACCCTGCTGCACCTGCCGATGATCTTCATCCTGCCCGTCTTCATGCTCGGCTTCATCACCCGCTTCTTCGGGCCCAAGCGCTCCTGGGCCGACGGCTTCAAGGCCTGGAAGTTCTGCATCTTCGCCGCCGTGGCCTTCGCGGTGCCCTACCTGGGCTTCGCCTGGCTGGTGGGCCCCGAGTTCCCCTCGCTCATCGGTGGTCTGGTCGGCCTGGGCATCATCGTCGCCGGAGCCAAGAAGGGCTTCTGCGTGCCCAAGGAGACCTGGGACTTCGGCCCCATGGAGAAGTGGGACGCCGACTGGACCGGTGAGATCAAGGGTTCCACCAGCTGCGAGTTCAAGTGCCACATGAGCCAGTTCAAGGCCTGGCTGCCCTACATGCTCATCGGCCTGATCCTGGTGCTGACCCGCATCCCCGAGCTGGGCCTCAAGGGCTGGCTGGCGTCGCAGAAGATCCTCTTCGCCGACATCATGGGCTTCACGGGCGTGTCGGCCTCCATCGACTACCTCTACCTGCCCGGCACCATTCCCTTCATGCTGGTCGCCCTGCTGACCATCCTGATCCACGGCATGCCCGGCGAGGCGGCCAAGAAGGCCTGGGTGGAATCCTTCGCCAAGATGAAGAACCCGACCATCGCCCTGTTCTTCGCCGTGGCCCTGGTGTCCATCTTCCGCGGCTCCGGCGTGGCCGACGCGGCCCTGAACCCCGGCGGCTACCCCTCCATGCCCCTGGCCATGGCCCAGGCCGTGGCGGGCTTCGCGGGCAACGCCTGGCCCATGTTCGCCTCCTACGTGGGCGGCCTGGGCGCGTTCATCACCGGCTCCAACACCGTGTCCGACCTGCTGTTCGCCGAGTTCCAGTGGGGCGTGGCGGCGCAGCTCGACCTGCCGCGCCAGATCATCGTGGCCGCCCAGGTCGCCGGTGGCGCCATGGGCAACATGATCTGCATCCACAACATCGTGGCCGTGTGCGCGGTGGTGGGCCTGTCGGGCATGGAAGGCCCGATCCTGCGCCGCACCGTGTGGCCTTTCCTGCTCTACGGCATCGTGGTGGGCATCGTGGCCAGCCTGATGTCCTTCGTGTTCCTGCCGCACCTGTACTAG
- the pta gene encoding phosphate acetyltransferase produces the protein MSNNLYITATETRSGKSAIALGVMQLLLGKVRKVAFFRPIINDNVDGKPDHDIRLILTHFNLDVPYEATYACTLSEARELINTGRHALLLENILNKYKALEAEYDFVLCEGTDFQGKNPAFEFEINADIAANLGAPVLLVASGRGKSEKEVLDSAQLTIETLEEKGLDLVACVVNRVEDGDGVAIAQGLRSQLRSKQPLLVYAIPEDASLGNPTMGDVRKWLGADVLYGHGRLDTLVEDYVIAAMQVGNFLEYIQQGSLIITPGDREDIILASLASRLSTSYPDISGILLTGGLTPSVNVHRLIEGWTGVPVPILSAEGNTFKTTRLLSELYGRIAPEDVRKIASALGNFEACVDVAELRERLGQAKSGKVTPKMFEYTLVERAKSHKMRIVLPEGESERILRAADILSRRGVADLVLLGDCARIEARISELGLALGSGVDIVCPKQSALLDEYARAYFEARRHKGIREEDARDRMLDPTYFGTMMVHLGQADGMVSGAENTTAHTIRPAFEFVKTKPGAGLVSSVFLMCLRDRVHVYGDCAVIPNPDAGQLAEIALSSAETARVFGIEPRVAMLSYSTGKSGSGEEVEKVTRATEIARERAAGRFPIEGPLQFDAAVDPEVAKTKMPGSDVAGRATVFVFPDLNTGNNTYKAVQRSAGAVAIGPVLQGLNKPVNDLSRGCTVPDIVNTVAITAIQAQADKGLI, from the coding sequence ATGTCCAACAACCTCTACATCACGGCCACCGAGACGCGCAGCGGCAAGTCCGCCATTGCGCTCGGCGTGATGCAGCTTCTGCTCGGCAAGGTCCGCAAGGTCGCCTTCTTCAGGCCGATCATCAACGACAACGTGGACGGCAAGCCCGACCACGACATCCGCCTGATCCTGACCCATTTTAACCTCGACGTGCCCTACGAGGCCACCTACGCCTGCACCCTGAGCGAGGCCCGCGAGCTGATCAACACCGGGCGCCATGCCCTGCTGCTGGAAAATATCCTGAACAAGTACAAGGCCCTGGAGGCCGAGTACGATTTCGTGCTCTGCGAGGGCACCGATTTCCAGGGCAAGAATCCGGCCTTCGAGTTCGAGATCAATGCCGACATCGCCGCCAACCTGGGCGCGCCGGTGCTGCTGGTGGCCAGCGGGCGCGGCAAGAGCGAGAAGGAGGTCCTGGACTCGGCCCAGCTGACCATCGAGACCCTGGAGGAAAAGGGTCTGGACCTGGTGGCCTGCGTGGTCAACCGCGTGGAGGACGGCGACGGCGTCGCCATCGCCCAGGGCCTGCGCAGCCAGCTGCGCTCCAAGCAGCCGCTGCTGGTCTACGCCATCCCCGAGGACGCCAGCCTGGGCAACCCGACCATGGGCGACGTGCGCAAGTGGCTGGGCGCCGACGTGCTCTACGGCCACGGCCGCCTGGACACTCTGGTGGAGGACTACGTCATCGCCGCCATGCAGGTGGGCAACTTCCTGGAGTACATCCAGCAGGGCAGCCTGATCATCACCCCCGGCGACCGCGAGGACATCATCCTGGCCAGCCTGGCCTCCCGGCTGTCCACCTCCTATCCCGACATTTCCGGCATCCTGCTCACCGGCGGGCTGACCCCCTCGGTGAACGTGCACCGGCTCATCGAGGGCTGGACCGGCGTGCCCGTGCCCATCCTCTCCGCCGAGGGCAACACCTTCAAGACCACGCGGCTGCTCTCCGAGCTCTATGGGCGCATCGCCCCCGAGGACGTGCGCAAGATCGCCTCGGCCCTGGGCAACTTCGAGGCCTGCGTGGACGTGGCCGAGCTGCGCGAGCGCCTGGGCCAGGCCAAGTCCGGCAAGGTCACGCCCAAGATGTTCGAGTACACCCTGGTGGAGCGGGCCAAGTCGCACAAGATGCGCATCGTGCTGCCCGAGGGCGAGAGCGAACGCATCCTGCGCGCGGCGGACATCCTCTCGCGCCGGGGCGTGGCCGACTTGGTGCTTCTGGGCGACTGCGCGCGCATCGAGGCGCGCATCTCCGAGCTGGGCCTGGCCCTGGGCTCGGGGGTGGACATCGTCTGCCCCAAGCAGAGCGCCCTGCTCGACGAGTACGCCCGGGCCTACTTCGAGGCCCGCAGGCACAAGGGCATCCGCGAGGAGGACGCCCGCGACCGCATGCTCGACCCGACCTACTTCGGCACGATGATGGTCCACCTGGGCCAGGCCGACGGCATGGTCTCCGGCGCGGAGAACACCACGGCCCACACCATCCGCCCGGCCTTCGAGTTCGTGAAGACCAAGCCCGGGGCGGGGCTGGTGTCCAGCGTGTTCCTGATGTGCCTGCGCGACCGGGTGCACGTCTACGGCGACTGCGCCGTGATCCCCAACCCCGATGCCGGGCAGCTGGCCGAGATCGCCCTGTCCTCGGCGGAGACGGCCCGGGTCTTCGGCATCGAGCCGCGCGTGGCCATGCTGTCCTACTCCACGGGCAAGTCCGGCTCCGGCGAGGAGGTGGAGAAGGTCACCCGCGCCACGGAGATCGCCCGCGAGCGCGCCGCCGGGCGCTTCCCCATCGAGGGCCCGCTGCAGTTCGACGCCGCCGTGGACCCCGAGGTCGCCAAGACCAAGATGCCCGGCTCCGACGTGGCCGGGCGCGCCACGGTGTTCGTCTTCCCCGACCTGAACACCGGCAACAACACCTACAAGGCCGTGCAGCGCAGCGCGGGCGCCGTGGCCATCGGCCCGGTGCTCCAGGGCCTGAACAAGCCCGTCAACGACCTCTCGCGCGGCTGCACCGTGCCCGACATCGTCAACACCGTGGCCATCACCGCCATCCAGGCGCAGGCCGATAAAGGATTGATCTAG
- a CDS encoding FAD-binding oxidoreductase → MPSNALIKEFQAIVGKENVLESEADRHSYSYDSAVLDPVVPDLAVRPTTSEELGKVVRLCNENGLPVTPRGSGTNLSGGTIPSKGGIVLLTNALNKIVEINEEDLYAVVQPGVITAKFAAEVAKRGLFYPPDPGSQAVSTLGGNVAENAGGLRGLKYGVTKDYVMGVDFFDVNGELVKSGSRTVKCVTGLNLSALQVASEGTMGVFNEIILKLVPPPAANKAMMALFDNVDKASATVAAIIAAKIVPCTLELLDNVTINLVEDFTKAGLPRDAQAILLIEVDGHPGQVAEEAEKVVAICKKTGATEVKAAKDEAERNKLWEARRAALPALARAKPTTVLEDATVPRSKIPAMIKAINAIAKKYDLTIGTFGHAGDGNLHPTIMCDKRDKNEFHRVEQAVDEIFDVALSFKGTLSGEHGIGLAKAKWLEKETSAATIAYAKALKKAIDPKGILNPGKIIGG, encoded by the coding sequence ATGCCCAGTAATGCGTTGATCAAGGAATTCCAGGCCATCGTCGGCAAGGAAAACGTGCTGGAGAGCGAGGCCGACCGGCATTCGTACTCCTACGATTCCGCCGTCCTCGACCCGGTGGTTCCCGACCTGGCCGTGCGGCCCACCACCAGCGAGGAGCTGGGCAAGGTCGTGCGGCTGTGCAACGAGAACGGCCTGCCCGTCACTCCGCGTGGCTCCGGCACCAACCTCTCGGGCGGCACCATCCCCTCCAAGGGCGGCATCGTGCTGCTCACCAACGCCCTGAACAAGATCGTGGAGATCAACGAAGAGGACCTGTACGCTGTGGTCCAGCCCGGCGTGATCACCGCCAAGTTCGCCGCCGAGGTCGCCAAGCGCGGCCTGTTCTACCCGCCGGACCCGGGCTCCCAGGCCGTGTCCACCCTGGGCGGCAACGTGGCCGAGAACGCGGGCGGCCTGCGCGGCCTGAAGTACGGCGTGACCAAGGACTACGTCATGGGCGTCGATTTCTTCGACGTGAACGGCGAGCTGGTCAAGTCCGGGTCGCGCACGGTCAAGTGCGTCACCGGGCTGAACCTTTCCGCGCTCCAGGTGGCCAGCGAGGGCACCATGGGCGTGTTCAACGAGATCATCCTGAAGCTCGTGCCGCCGCCTGCGGCCAACAAGGCCATGATGGCCCTGTTCGACAACGTGGACAAGGCCTCGGCCACCGTGGCGGCCATCATCGCCGCCAAGATCGTGCCCTGCACCCTGGAGCTGCTGGACAACGTGACCATCAACCTGGTGGAGGACTTCACCAAGGCCGGCCTGCCGCGCGACGCCCAGGCCATCCTGCTCATCGAGGTGGACGGCCACCCCGGGCAGGTCGCCGAGGAGGCCGAGAAGGTCGTGGCCATCTGCAAGAAGACCGGGGCCACCGAGGTCAAGGCCGCCAAGGACGAGGCCGAGCGCAACAAGCTGTGGGAGGCGCGCCGCGCCGCGCTGCCCGCCCTGGCCCGCGCCAAGCCCACCACCGTGCTCGAGGACGCCACCGTGCCGCGCTCCAAGATCCCGGCCATGATCAAGGCCATCAACGCCATCGCCAAGAAGTACGACCTGACCATCGGCACCTTCGGCCACGCGGGCGACGGCAACCTGCACCCGACCATCATGTGCGACAAGCGCGACAAGAACGAGTTCCATCGCGTGGAGCAGGCCGTGGACGAGATCTTCGACGTGGCCCTGTCCTTCAAGGGCACCCTGTCGGGCGAGCACGGCATCGGCCTGGCCAAGGCCAAGTGGCTGGAGAAGGAAACCTCCGCCGCCACCATCGCCTACGCCAAGGCCCTCAAGAAGGCCATCGACCCCAAGGGCATCCTGAACCCTGGCAAGATCATTGGAGGGTAA
- a CDS encoding acetate kinase yields the protein MKILVINSGSSSIKYQLLDMPAGNPMASGVVERIGLDMGTLTHKKHPGTEAEAKTVIERPIPDHATGMKLVTDILADPEHGVIRDTSEIDGVGHRVVHGGERFAAPALVDDTVVAGIREVSPLAPLHNPGALAGIEVARALFPKVGHVVVFDTAFHQTIPQSAYMYALPYELYEELGIRRYGFHGTSHKYVSRRAAELLGRPVEELNLITVHLGNGSSVTAVQGGKSIDTSMGMTPLAGVIMGTRSGNIDPAVISFLAERKGMSIQEVNDLLTKKSGLVGICGMSDMRDIHAAREKGDARAQLALEMVCHRIRMYIGAYWAELGRVDAVVFTAGIGENDPEVRLGSVSGMEPLGLTLDREANARRAGEWMRISTPDSPVQVLVVRTNEELEIARETMEILRGR from the coding sequence ATGAAGATTCTCGTCATCAACTCGGGCAGCTCGTCCATCAAGTACCAGCTGCTGGACATGCCGGCGGGCAACCCCATGGCCTCGGGCGTGGTGGAGCGCATCGGCCTGGACATGGGCACCCTGACCCACAAGAAGCACCCCGGCACCGAGGCCGAGGCCAAGACCGTCATCGAGCGGCCCATCCCCGACCACGCCACGGGCATGAAGCTGGTCACCGACATCCTGGCCGACCCCGAGCACGGCGTGATCCGGGACACCTCGGAGATCGACGGGGTGGGCCACCGCGTGGTGCACGGCGGCGAGCGCTTCGCCGCCCCGGCCCTGGTGGACGACACCGTCGTGGCGGGCATCCGCGAGGTTTCACCCCTGGCCCCGCTGCACAACCCCGGCGCCCTGGCGGGCATCGAGGTCGCCCGGGCCCTGTTCCCCAAGGTCGGGCACGTGGTGGTCTTCGACACCGCCTTCCACCAGACCATCCCCCAGAGCGCCTACATGTACGCGCTGCCCTACGAGCTGTACGAGGAACTGGGCATCCGCCGCTACGGCTTCCACGGCACCTCGCACAAGTACGTGTCGCGGCGCGCGGCCGAGCTTCTGGGCCGCCCGGTGGAAGAGCTGAACCTGATCACCGTGCACCTGGGCAACGGCTCGTCGGTCACCGCCGTGCAGGGCGGCAAGAGCATCGACACCTCCATGGGCATGACCCCCCTGGCGGGCGTGATCATGGGCACCCGCTCGGGCAACATCGACCCGGCGGTGATCAGCTTCCTGGCCGAGCGCAAGGGCATGTCCATCCAGGAGGTCAACGACCTGCTGACCAAGAAGAGCGGCCTGGTGGGCATCTGCGGCATGAGCGACATGCGCGACATCCACGCCGCCCGCGAAAAGGGCGACGCCCGCGCCCAGTTGGCCCTGGAGATGGTCTGCCACCGCATTCGCATGTATATTGGCGCCTACTGGGCCGAGCTTGGCCGGGTGGACGCCGTGGTCTTCACCGCCGGCATCGGCGAGAACGACCCCGAAGTGCGCCTGGGCAGCGTCAGCGGCATGGAGCCCCTGGGGCTGACCCTCGACCGCGAGGCCAACGCCCGTCGCGCCGGGGAGTGGATGCGCATCAGCACCCCCGACAGCCCGGTGCAGGTCCTGGTGGTACGCACCAACGAGGAGCTGGAAATCGCGCGCGAGACGATGGAGATCCTGCGCGGCAGATAG
- a CDS encoding (Fe-S)-binding protein, whose product MADLHKLAQMLQELDDQMVACMKCGMCQAVCPVFAESLNEADVTRGKIALLENLAKEMIADAKGVQEKLNKCLLCGSCAANCPSGVKIMDIFLKARIIVNTYMGLSPVKKVILKGMLTRPALFNSLVSVAARFQGVFSTPVNEIIGSSCSQWLSPVIGDRHFLGLAKEPLHSAVPSLDSAPGASGLKVAFFPGCVVDKMFPRVGHAVLKVMAHHGVGVYLPAGQSCCGIPALSSGDRDSYEKLVAANARLFAKGRFDALVTPCATCTATIKELWPKFVDGFDATTKAQVLAMSEKAMDVNQFLVDKVGVTAVDKPTGGTRVTVHDPCHLAKSLGVRKQPRTLLGANRDYELVEMAEADRCCGCGGSFNLAHYEVSRSIGRRKRDNIVASKADVVATGCPACMMQISDMLSQAGDRIAVRHPVEIYAETID is encoded by the coding sequence ATGGCCGATTTGCATAAGCTCGCCCAGATGCTCCAGGAGCTGGACGACCAGATGGTGGCCTGCATGAAGTGCGGGATGTGCCAGGCGGTCTGTCCGGTCTTCGCGGAGTCGCTCAACGAGGCGGACGTCACGCGCGGCAAGATCGCGCTGCTGGAGAACCTGGCCAAGGAAATGATCGCCGACGCCAAGGGCGTGCAGGAGAAGCTGAACAAGTGCCTGCTGTGCGGGTCCTGCGCGGCCAACTGCCCCAGCGGCGTGAAGATCATGGACATCTTCCTCAAGGCCCGCATCATCGTGAACACCTACATGGGCCTGTCGCCGGTCAAGAAGGTGATCCTCAAGGGCATGCTGACCCGCCCGGCGCTGTTCAACTCGCTGGTCAGCGTGGCCGCGCGGTTCCAGGGCGTGTTCAGCACGCCCGTGAACGAGATCATCGGCTCGTCGTGCTCGCAGTGGCTCTCGCCGGTCATCGGCGACCGGCACTTCCTGGGCCTGGCCAAGGAGCCCCTGCACAGCGCCGTGCCGTCCCTGGACAGCGCTCCCGGCGCCTCGGGGCTCAAGGTGGCCTTCTTCCCGGGCTGCGTGGTGGACAAGATGTTCCCCCGCGTGGGCCACGCGGTGCTCAAGGTCATGGCCCACCACGGGGTGGGTGTCTACCTGCCCGCCGGGCAGTCGTGCTGCGGCATCCCCGCGCTGTCCTCGGGCGACCGCGACTCCTACGAGAAGCTCGTGGCGGCCAACGCCAGGCTCTTCGCCAAGGGCCGCTTCGACGCGCTGGTCACCCCGTGCGCCACCTGCACGGCGACCATCAAGGAACTGTGGCCCAAGTTCGTGGACGGCTTCGACGCCACCACCAAGGCCCAGGTCCTGGCCATGTCCGAAAAGGCCATGGACGTGAACCAGTTCCTGGTGGACAAGGTCGGCGTGACCGCTGTGGACAAGCCCACCGGGGGCACGCGCGTCACCGTGCACGACCCCTGCCACCTGGCCAAGAGCCTGGGCGTGCGCAAGCAGCCGCGCACGCTTTTGGGCGCCAACCGCGACTACGAACTGGTGGAAATGGCCGAGGCCGACCGCTGCTGCGGCTGCGGCGGCAGTTTCAACCTGGCCCACTACGAGGTGTCGCGCAGCATCGGCCGCCGCAAGCGCGACAACATCGTGGCCTCCAAGGCCGACGTGGTGGCCACGGGTTGCCCTGCGTGCATGATGCAGATAAGCGATATGCTGTCCCAGGCGGGCGACCGCATCGCGGTACGCCACCCCGTGGAAATCTACGCCGAAACCATCGACTGA